Part of the Rhodopirellula islandica genome is shown below.
GCCACGGGATTCCCGATGATTACGAGCTGTGCGAGGGCGACATCATCAACGTCGACATCACCACCGTCGTGGACGGCTGGCACGGTGACCAAAGCGAGACGTTTTTGTTGGGCGAAGTCAGCGATGAGAAGCGGGCGGTGACCCAGTGTGCGTTTGATTGCATGCACTTGGCCATCGATGCTCTGACCCCCGGTTGCCGGGTGGCAACCATCGGCGAAGCCGTCGTTCCCGAATCCGAAGGACGTGGATTCACGGTCGTTCGCGAATACGTGGGTCACGGGTTGGGCAAACAATTTCACCTCGACCCTTCGATTCCTCACTTCCCGAACCGCCAAAGCCGAATCGATCGCTTGTTCCCCGGCATGTGCTTCACGATCGAGCCCATGATCAACGCCGGTTCACGTTACACCCAGTGTGACAAAGCAGACGGCTGGACAGTCCGAACGAGAGACGGACGCCCCTCGGCTCAGTTCGAACATTCGATCCTGATGACCGAAGAAGGCCCCGAGATCCTGACGCAAACGCAAGACGGTCCCCGCAAAGGGCACCAGTTCTGAGCATTCGAGGTTGTCCCTTGCACACCAGGCTGTTGGTCGAGTGTGTTTCGCAGATTGAGCGATCAGCCGACGGGCGGTAGCCCACGGTTACCGAAGACGAACCGGACGCGATCGCGTTCCGGCTGACTCAATCAACAGCCTGTCACGCTTCGAGTTGTGATGTTGGTCACGGGAGTGTCGACACAGCGAATCGAAGCTGGGAACCGAGTGCGAGCGGTGTTCTAGTTTTCGTCCGCTGATTGTTGCGGTGGCTCGAACGCGAATTCTTGCCACTTGATCGCCTTGTCCATGGGCACAATCTGCAGGATCAAGAACCCGTTCTGATACAGCCTCACCGTGCCGGTGGATTGGCTGACGACGACCGAGACCGCCTTCGTTTTTCGCGTGATCGCGGCCGCGGCCCAGTGCCGGGACCCGAGCCCCTTGGTCATTTTCAGGTCTTCGTGAGAGACCTCCAACATTTGGCGGCTGCGTTCGATGATGCCGTCCGCGGTGACCACAAACGCGCCGTCCAGCTGGGCGATCTCTTTCGCATCTTCCTGCACCTTGGGGTCCAAGATGTTGCGGTGTTTTTTGTTGTATCCGCGAAATGGATCGGCTCCGCTGTCGCTGGCGTGTTCCAGCACTCGGCGGCTGTCGCCGACCACGAACATGGTTCCAACGGCCTTGCCCTCGCGACCTTCTCGGCCAATTTGCGATGCCAAGTCGACGACCGCTTTGATGGTCTTCAAAGGGACGCTGCTTTCGAGCGTCTGCAGATCGCGAACGGTGAACCGACGCATCCGCTCATCCAGCTGCAGGTGGCTGATCGAGTCCAGCCGGCCCTGTTGAAATCCACTGTAGACCGCAACGACTTCTCCGTTGGTCCGGATCAACTCGTCGGCAGCGGCTTCCAACAATGCCTCTTGCAAGCGTTCCAGCAGCGGAGCCTTTTCCTTGTTCAACGCCAGCGGTTTCAAGCCCGCTTCGGCGGCACCGTCCAAGTCCCCGATGGTATCGACCGCGACGATCACCATGTTTTTGCTTGCTTCGGTCAGCTCCGAAATTCGTTTCCAATCGGTGCTGCCATCCAGCAACAACAGCAGGGCGTCAGCATTTCGATCCGCTCGGAGCGCCACGGCGGCCGAAATCATCGCGGCATTCTGCTTGGTCAAACGTTGCGTGGCCATCGATTCTCAAGCAGCTCCGAATTCAATGCGGTTGACCAAGGGGGACTTACAATGCGTCCCCACTTTAGTCCACCGAGGTCATCGCCCAAAGAGGACCGAGCCCCGTTGAGCCACGATTTAGGCTGACTTTCACGACATTTTTCAAGCCGAGGTCATCCATCGATGCTGGGCGATGCTCCACGGCCTCAAGCGAACTCCACCGCGGAGTCACGCCGTTTGGACTCGTTCGAAGCCGCCTGTTCTTCCACGTGTTCCCTCAAACCACATTGCTCCAGCACAATCGTCAGATGCGCGTCATGCCGACGACTGACCTTTAACAACACCACCGCATCGTCTCCCGAATCCGCATGGATCGAGTGCGTCAACCAACCGCGAATCAGCCGAGGTGAGGCTTCGCAACGAAGAACGTGCCCGTCCCGGCCCAACCCCCACGACAAGGGCGACCAGGGGGTGGCCGGCGTCAACAACCAACCTTCGTCATCGCGACGCAAACGCAAACAACTTTTCGCAGGATAGGGCCCAATCGAGTCTTGTGAAAACACGATCACGCCACGTGGGTCGGGGGTCGCGAATCCCGGCCAAATCCGAGCCAAAACGGGATCCAACAACATCGTCCGATAGAACTTCACCCGCCGGCCGGCCCAGCGGAAGATCAACGCGGCGACCAAGAGGATCGCAAAATTGAACACCGTTGCCAGGGTCGGACTGAGCGCGTACACCGCCATCAGTCCGGCACAGAGTGATTTGTTGCAAACCTCAAAGATGGCGTCGACAGTCGGAAAGGGCGTCAGCCAGACCAGGAATTCGAAGAAGAATTTGACGCTGTTGATGACCAACATGTTGACCGTCATGGCAATCAAAATCAGCGTGTTGGCGGTGAAGCTGAAGATCCCCGCCGTGTAGACCGGCAACGTTTCCATTGCCAGCTGCGTTTCGTCGGTGCCAACCGAATCCGCGGTCATGGACGCCGTGATCTTGATCGCCAACAAAATCACAATCACCGAATACGCTTCCAGCTGATCCATCGCCTGTGCAAACGGTTTGCTGACCTTGGACAATCGCGGGACGCTGGTCACCACTGCAAGAACCGCGAAAACGCAGAACAGCGGGACACTACGGA
Proteins encoded:
- the map gene encoding type I methionyl aminopeptidase; this translates as MLTKQRKLILTDIQRDMMRAAGQANAALMDFIRPHVKPGITTGKIDQMVHDWTYGHGYRAATLGYQKYPKSCCTSVNEVICHGIPDDYELCEGDIINVDITTVVDGWHGDQSETFLLGEVSDEKRAVTQCAFDCMHLAIDALTPGCRVATIGEAVVPESEGRGFTVVREYVGHGLGKQFHLDPSIPHFPNRQSRIDRLFPGMCFTIEPMINAGSRYTQCDKADGWTVRTRDGRPSAQFEHSILMTEEGPEILTQTQDGPRKGHQF
- a CDS encoding DNA integrity scanning protein DisA nucleotide-binding domain protein, with the protein product MATQRLTKQNAAMISAAVALRADRNADALLLLLDGSTDWKRISELTEASKNMVIVAVDTIGDLDGAAEAGLKPLALNKEKAPLLERLQEALLEAAADELIRTNGEVVAVYSGFQQGRLDSISHLQLDERMRRFTVRDLQTLESSVPLKTIKAVVDLASQIGREGREGKAVGTMFVVGDSRRVLEHASDSGADPFRGYNKKHRNILDPKVQEDAKEIAQLDGAFVVTADGIIERSRQMLEVSHEDLKMTKGLGSRHWAAAAITRKTKAVSVVVSQSTGTVRLYQNGFLILQIVPMDKAIKWQEFAFEPPQQSADEN